The following proteins are encoded in a genomic region of Phaeodactylum tricornutum CCAP 1055/1 chromosome 1, whole genome shotgun sequence:
- the ACL1 gene encoding precursor of ligase long chain acyl-coa ligase (Catalyzes ester formation of free fatty acids and free CoA. Contains peroxisomal targeting motif, may be involved in beta-oxidation of polyunsaturated fatty acids. When the Thalassiosira pseudonana homolog of this gene was expressed in yeast, it was found to be most specific for DHA, and less specific for EPA and improved accumulation of DHA in triglyceride.; long chain acyl-CoA synthetase): MTNQNMRSTVLPQTDRHDRGEIRRSWNPVVNAELGVYGCRTMYEGFRRGAKVNPLGPCMGFRAVSTTGFATPFIYSSYTECLARIDAFAAGLDTLKLIQPNEDGLAVLALYMKNCMEGAIGEHGAFAIGGSSVLMYDTLGPDTVTFILDQTSARSVVCTRAELPKLCESKVSGKCPAFTAAILVDGVTEDAAKMALEAGLEVLSFAKVEAVGAVCIAEKGHHHRPPAPTDVAAFCYTSGTTGNPKGALLTHENIMSAIAGFYGAVGDLEAQPFDRHLSYLPLAHIFERIVSSQMFCAGASVAFFRGDPTLLIEDMQACRPTVMPVAPRVLNKIYDKIQAGISSVGGLKKKLFDAAVAAKAEGLQSGHMKHALYDRLIFNKIKKGLGMDQLRMMVSGSAPLNDTVMTFFRCMLAIPVVEGYGQTEGAAAATIGSSDDMATVGHVGGPVGSVEIVLVDVPEMGYFHTDTLHRGMACQGRGEICVRGPSVFKGYYKDDLNTRETIDNEGWLHSGDVGLWRPDGNLQIIDRKKNIFKLSQGEYVAPEKIENFLISSPLIGQCFVYGDSYQNSLVGLMVPDEEPVRTWAAVNAPELKSASLAEMCNSEALKAAVMADIQRIGVESRLLGFEKPKDILLVSVPFTIENEMMTPTFKLKRQKIRDTYEKEIDLLYAGLPPPLSKL, encoded by the exons ATGACGAACCAAAATATGCGTTCTACAGTTTTGCCACAGACCGATCGGCACGATCGTGGCGAAATCCGTCGCTCTTGGAACCCTGTGGTGAACGCCGAGCTTGGTGTATACGGTTGCCGTACGATGTACGAAGGCTTTCGACGGGGTGCCAAAGTGAACCCGCTCGGTCCCTGTATGGGCTTTCGGGCTGTGTCGACCACTGGTTTTGCGACGCCCTTCATCTACAGCTCATATACGGAGTGCTTGGCTCGCATCGACGCCTTTGCTGCTGGATTGGATACGCTCAAGTTGATTCAACCAAATGAGGACGGTCTCGCGGTGCTGGCCTTGTACATGAAAAACTGCATGGAAGGCGCGATTGGGGAGCATGGAGCCTTTGCAATTGGTGGATCGTCGGTACTAATGTACGATACGCTGGGACCTGATACCGTTACCTTTATTTTGGACCAGACCAGCGCTCGTTCGGTGGTATGCACCCGTGCGGAACTACCTAAGCTTTGCGAGTCCAAGGTATCCGGAAAATGCCCAGCATTTACGGCCGCAATTTTAGTAGATGGTGTCACGGAAGATGCCGCGAAGATGGCTTTAGAAGCAGGCCTGGAGGTCCTTTCGTTTGCCAAAGTAGAGGCGGTAGGAGCTGTGTGCATTGCGGAAAAGGGGCATCATCATCGGCCGCCGGCGCCAACCGATGTAGCCGCATTTTGCTACACAAG TGGAACAACTGGCAACCCAAAGGGCGCTCTTTTGACCCATGAAAATATCATGTCCGCCATTGCAGGCTTCTATGGCGCTGTTGGTGACTTGGAAGCCCAGCCGTTTGACAGGCATTTGTCCTACCTTCCTTTGGCCCATATTTTTGAGCGCATCGTAAGCTCACAAATGTTTTGTGCGGGCGCGTCGGTAGCGTTTTTTCGTGGTGATCCAACTCTTTTGATAGAAGATATGCAGGCCTGCCGACCCACGGTGATGCCCGTGGCTCCTCGCGTTCTGAATAAGATATACGATAAG ATCCAAGCCGGTATTTCGTCGGTCGGAGGACTCAAGAAGAAACTGTTTGACGCAGCGGTTGCGGCGAAAGCGGAAGGCTTGCAGAGTGGTCATATGAAACACGCTTTATATGATCGTCTTATTTTTAACAAGATCAAGAAAGGTTTAGGTATGGACCAGCTCCGCATGATGGTGAGCGGTTCAGCTCCTCTGAACGACACTGTCATGACCTTTTTCCGATGTATGCTAGCTATTCCGGTTGTGGAAGGCTATGGCCAAACGGAAGGTGCTGCGGCAGCTACCATTGGATCATCTGATGACATGGCAACCGTGGGTCATGTTGGCGGACCGGTTGGCTCTGTTGAAATTGTTCTGGTGGACGTCCCCGAGATGGGCTATTTTCACACTGACACCTTGCATCGCGGCATGGCTTGTCAGGGACGCGGTGAAATTTGTGTCCGCGGTCCTAGCGTCTTTAAAGGCTACTACAAGGACGATCTGAACACACGCGAAACGATTGACAATGAAGGTTGGTTACATAGTGGTGATGTTGGCTTGTGGCGTCCGGACGGAAATCTTCAGATCATTgatcggaagaagaacatCTTCAAACTCTCTCAAGGCGAATACGTTGCGCCAGAAAAGATCGAAAATTTTCTGATCAGTTCACCTCTGATCGGTCAATGTTTTGTCTATGGAGATTCGTACCAGAATTCTTTGGTTGGCTTGATGGTTCCAGACGAAGAGCCAGTTCGGACGTGGGCTGCAGTAAATGCTCCGGAGCTAAAGTCGGCATCTCTTGCCGAAATGTGTAATTCCGAGGCTCTGAAAGCGGCTGTCATGGCGGATATTCAAAGGATCGGCGTGGAAAGCAGGCTCCTCGGCTTTGAGAAACCGAAAGATATTTTGCTCGTATCGGTGCCATTCACGATCGAGAATGAAATGATGACTCCCACTTTCAAATTGAAACGCCAAAAGATTCGAGACACTtacgaaaaggaaatcgaTTTGCTCTATGCTGGCCTCCCTCCTCCGCTCAGCAAGCTTTGA
- the Skp1_3 gene encoding s-phase kinase-associated protein (subunit of the SCF-complex), with translation SKEGDAYEVPMAVAKMSVLVADTFDADEDDDEAEPVKDFPLPNVTSGVLEKVIEFCKHFQEEPMTTIQTPLKSSKLEDLVQQWYADFVKVPKTLLFDLVAAANYMDIKPLLDLTCLAVSILIKGKSAAELRSMFNLSDELSHEEEAQMAQGNQQFADR, from the coding sequence AGCAAGGAGGGCGACGCTTACGAAGTCCCGATGGCCGTCGCAAAAATGTCGGTACTGGTGGCCGATACCTTCGAcgcggacgaagacgatgacgaggctGAGCCGGTGAAAGACTTTCCCCTTCCCAACGTCACGTCTGGTGTGTTGGAAAAGGTTATAGAATTTTGCAAGCACTTCCAGGAGGAACCCATGACGACTATTCAGACACCACTCAAGTCCTCGAAACTGGAAGACTTGGTACAGCAGTGGTACGCAGATTTCGTCAAAGTACCCAAGACTCTGCTGTTTGATCTGGTTGCTGCGGCCAATTACATGGACATCAAGCCGCTTTTGGATCTGACTTGCCTGGCGGTTTCGATTCTTATCAAAGGCAAGTCGGCTGCGGAACTCCGTTCCATGTTCAATCTTTCGGACGAGCTTTCGCATGAGGAAGAAGCCCAAATGGCGCAGGGGAATCAGCAATTCGCCGATCGA
- a CDS encoding predicted protein, giving the protein MICRLNRFESGGVISGQRDRAQKSARTRATLFYVCAEGIQTDGRWPADRSHTLHARHIRLLYSLDEHCEEVRALFFTSTASFLFVGSQFRRFVPLRRLYSNDTIIMPRSPNYYDIDAILADEELIPCTTLFEFSYLAHLDPDIADMQQYLPEKSRIHVPLWAIDKWAMVNYVSLSLPRQYGRKARERLEADPSEVDLCKRNGYFFRSGVNVINLIEQSCRKLDQGLAAQGRNSGKLNELRSQLFKLQQEASALRQTLLLTYTGDRLRHTLDWALSSVGDDVSRYTSRLTEMEKNLFRLGARAATNHVRWKMLGSRRVLPPTTRPMAPIIRRAVTPDPPQMDATQKAPNKRQRTL; this is encoded by the exons ATGATCTGTCGACTCAACCGATTTGAAAGTGGCGGGGTTATTTCCGGCCAGCGTGATCGAGCCCAAAAATCGGCTCGTACACGGGCAACGCTTTTCTACGTCTGCGCGGAAGGAATTCAAACCGACGGACGATGGCCTGCCGATAGGTCACACACTCTACACGCCCGACATATCCGATTGCTTTATTCATTGGACG AGCACTGTGAAGAAGTCCGTGCCCTGTTCTTTACGTCTACAGCTTCTTTCCTCTTTGTGGGATCGCAATTCCGCCGTTTCGTTCCTTTACGTCGATTATATTCGAACGATACCATCATCATGCCGCGTAGTCCCAACTATTACGATATTGACGCCATCCTAGCCGACGAAGAGCTAATACCTTGCACTACTCTCTTTGAATTTTCCTATTTGGCCCATTTGGACCCCGACATTGCCGATATGCAGCAGTATTTGCCGGAAAAAAGTCGGATCCACGTTCCGCTCTGGGCGATTGACAAATGGGCCATGGTCAACTACGTCAGTTTGTCACTCCCTCGACAGTACGGTCGCAAAGCACGCGAACGTCTCGAAGCCGATCCTTCCGAAGTCGATCTCTG CAAGCGCAACGGGTACTTTTTCCGGTCCGGCGTCAACGTCATCAATCTCATTGAACAAAGCTGTCGTAAACTCGATCAGGGCCTCGCCGCACAAGGGAGGAACAGTGGAAAACTCAACGAGTTAAGGTCACAATTGTTCAAACTCCAACAGGAAGCATCGGCTTTGCGACAGACGTTGCTACTG ACGTACACCGGTGACCGCTTGCGGCATACACTGGACTGGGCCTTGAGTAGTGTCGGGGATGACGTGTCACGCTATACATCTCGACTGACGGAAATGGAAAAGAATTTGTTTCGCTTGGGGGCCCGGGCCGCCACCAACCACGTCCGATGGAAAATGTTGGGGAGTCGCCGAGTATTGCCTCCAACGACGCGGCCCATGGCGCCGATTATCCGCCGGGCCGTCACCCCCGATCCACCACAGATGGATGCGACCCAAAAGGCTCCTAACAAACGGCAAAGAACGCTCTAG
- a CDS encoding predicted protein — MGGVCTNVGNAVAALVANDVQHTKLWKAMLLLGGQGCFLQGFYWQLVLPSDQNKKSTNCEEGVASMQECSNNNEYNDTEWESRATQLSCKQKTNRPSNGNHDCKLAEMPSISTIVGPIVLTLTSSNGTIDAVSCVKGQPTVAVLVGAGIPC; from the coding sequence ATGGGTGGGGTCTGCACCAATGTTGGGAATGCAGTTGCAGCCTTGGTTGCAAATGATGTGCAGCACACCAAGCTTTGGAAGGCCATGCTGCTGTTGGGTGGACAAGGTTGCTTTTTGCAGGGATTTTACTGGCAGCTGGTCTTGCCTTCTgaccaaaacaaaaagagtACCAACTGTGAAGAAGGTGTTGCTTCCATGCAGGAatgcagcaacaacaatgagTACAATGACACTGAGTGGGAAAGCCGTGCAACACAGTTGTCATGCAAGCAGAAGACAAACCGCCCTTCCAATGGCAACCATGATTGCAAGCTTGCAGAAATGCCCAGTATCAGTACCATTGTAGGCCCTATTGTCTTAACTTTGACCAGCAGCAATGGAACAATTGATGCTGTCAGTTGTGTGAAGGGACAGCCCACTGTAGCAGTCCTTGTAGGGGCTGGAATTCCTTGTTGA
- the UNC84/SAD1 gene encoding Sad1 and UNC84 domain containing (UNC-84 and and Sad1 share a common C-terminal region, that is often termed the SUN (Sad1 and UNC) domain. The C. elegans UNC-84 protein is involved in nuclear anchoring and migration. The S. pombe Sad1 protein localises at the spindle pole body.), with the protein MRSKLSQLLLGVVALGTGCVLLVSSNADDTGLAGERHAAYQALASAASFQSIVETWHTRATQLIDRTVDLHSKYDAVEESVFEAEQAIRLFNAQQLKVVIEGFDAVHEAELERRAIQQPQDLEDVPMPLTKDEFRNAIPLDSIVDPSDVRMEHWVVDYIDRVLNERTPPTQVQTTPSPTHSCVTPQKAVQEVHAALVRHATDGIGMEDHARGARIVHEMTTTTYTPPPQSHQRLGNVWWRRFIPQDWESFLPSGWEEWDARVPLFFSHTFGSKAPVSAKPESILIPLTTPGACWPMDGSNGHVTLALAYPVAVSAITIDHVSKYLLNEPSEQLTSAPKDFRIVAYPPCIEHCHGLSFDVNDPFDLAQGTFERDGTTVQTFATQNLDPPLLGREHTMEEGSCSAAAATTCGVPDANQGLVAAVQVQILSNWGNEDYTCLYRIRVHGESADL; encoded by the coding sequence ATGCGTAGTAAATTATCGCAATTACTGCTTGGCGTTGTTGCCTTGGGAACCGGGTGTGTCTTGTTGGTCTCCAGCAATGCGGACGACACGGGGTTGGCGGGGGAGCGACACGCGGCGTACCAAGCCTTGGCATCCGCGGCATCCTTCCAAAGCATCGTCGAGACGTGGCATACCCGCGCCACGCAACTCATCGACCGTACCGTCGATCTCCATTCGAAATACGATGCAGTGGAGGAGTCGGTATTTGAAGCGGAGCAAGCGATCCGACTCTTCAACGCGCAACAACTCAAAGTTGTCATTGAAGGCTTCGACGCCGTACACGAAGCGGAACTCGAGCGGCGAGCCATACAGCAGCCACAGGACTTGGAAGATGTTCCCATGCCGCTTACCAAGGACGAATTCCGCAATGCCATTCCGTTGGATAGTATAGTCGATCCGAGTGACGTGCGGATGGAGCACTGGGTAGTGGATTACATTGACAGGGTACTGAACGAACGCACACCGCCCACGCAGGTGCAAACAACGCCGTCACCCACACACTCGTGCGTGACACCACAGAAGGCAGTCCAGGAAGTACACGCCGCCTTGGTACGACACGCGACGGACGGAATCGGTATGGAAGATCACGCGAGGGGAGCCAGAATTGTGCACGAAATGACCACCACTACCTACACGCCACCGCCACAATCACACCAGCGGCTGGGAAACGTCTGGTGGCGCAGGTTTATTCCACAAGACTGGGAATCCTTTCTCCCCAGCGGATGGGAGGAATGGGATGCACGTGTACCGCTCTTCTTCTCGCATACATTTGGAAGCAAGGCTCCGGTGAGTGCCAAACCGGAGTCTATTCTAATACCCTTGACGACGCCAGGCGCTTGTTGGCCCATGGACGGCTCTAACGGACACGTCACTCTAGCCCTGGCGTATCCGGTCGCAGTCAGCGCAATCACCATCGATCACGTATCCAAGTATCTGCTCAACGAACCCTCGGAGCAGCTCACGAGTGCCCCCAAGGACTTTCGAATCGTCGCGTATCCTCCCTGTATTGAGCATTGCCACGGCTTGTCCTTTGACGTCAACGATCCCTTTGATCTAGCGCAGGGAACCTTTGAAAGAGACGGCACGACCGTGCAAACCTTTGCTACGCAGAATCTCGATCCACCATTACTCGGGCGCGAGCACACAATGGAGGAAGGATCGTGCTCGGCAGCTGCCGCGACGACTTGCGGTGTACCGGATGCCAACCAAGGCTTGGTGGCGGCCGTGCAAGTACAAATTTTGAGTAATTGGGGGAATGAAGATTACACCTGCCTGTATCGGATTCGTGTTCACGGAGAATCAGCCGATCTATAG
- a CDS encoding predicted protein, producing the protein MSTVAAPPSGKKREKARRVFGDAVVDDHDTSLAYSPCSSSKVSGSSWNDTLSLANAQSNSTAVHLFTEESFQTSDASTAGSSSGSKSHIGPFDRIIATSATPGKENSSGIPAHVVSGPVLQHSSPPKSTNHHLQEELKRMRTENRSPLRRDLVRKTQDAINKAAVSVNQSINAARLAKQENLRQKFQQTTQVRQEWEQDRAEAASFYQQSEHQRRQILSLERQLSSKNSQEKAQREMLLRQSALEQTDQQVEFNSSVYRDHQRALRDEQERRRRQSLAARARLRANNHQGTKQLHLQRIEEEQIVFEERHQASIAQREFNRNNAEQRRKSFQFRSGDARRIRAVHARLQSDEAAQHHASYELKWQAEKDVEAYQREMAQQRRTSLAGRNATAKQIRALISDQKADEAAKAHESFELNQAANRDADAYQRQLSEERRNSYAFRVKEGTRQRQESAEAAAKTQQDEHESYELKWAGEDDATAYQRRLQQARRESLAQRNRTAWNIAQQEEQVHSEQLAAAHASYELKWAGEKDALAYQRQLEEERRNSLAGRKKYGKVQRDLVEQQRNDELASTHKSYELKWAGEKDAEEYQRRLEAERRESLQKRGRATVDQRAVLSDIASEAMRKEHASYELKWEGEKDAEAYRLELNAEQRESTKRRNAERVQHAQVMEELRTIAREKETESLVLKWAAEEDAKVYLKRLEEERRQSLRLRGQEVVHSRQVDDDQKSERIQKAHEDELLRAADQTDVENYRKQCAERDRASFEYRRKESRKQRLEEQERTVRQQLVEASNFELETEARSDVEGYLLDCKQRRRLSLAFRAREKRHHARVRQERAQEERDARSRDVRDRLRDQRYVALAQQEERAKIAMDAIQHSNCSFNPFNCILK; encoded by the coding sequence ATGTCCACGGTCGCCGCTCCGCCGAGTGGGAAAAAGCGAGAAAAGGCTCGTCGTGTGTTTGGAGACGCGGTGGTGGACGATCACGACACCAGTCTCGCCTACTCCCCTTGCTCTTCGAGCAAGGTGTCGGGGTCGAGCTGGAACGACACGCTCTCGCTAGCGAATGCACAGTCGAACAGTACCGCGGTTCATCTCTTTACGGAAGAGTCTTTCCAAACGAGTGATGCTTCCACCGCTGGTTCCTCGTCTGGTAGCAAGTCTCACATTGGACCCTTTGATCGAATTATTGCCACTAGCGCCACACCTGGCAAGGAAAACTCCTCCGGAATCCCTGCACACGTTGTTAGCGGGCCTGTACTCCAACACTCGTCTCCTCCAAAGTCAACCAACCATCACTTACAGGAAGAACTCAAACGGATGCGTACGGAGAATCGGTCACCGCTGCGTCGGGATTTAGTCCGGAAAACACAGGACGCCATCAACAAAGCTGCCGTAAGCGTCAATCAATCTATCAACGCGGCGCGCCTTGCCAAACAGGAGAATCTGCGACAAAagttccaacaaacaaccCAGGTTCGTCAAGAGTGGGAGCAAGACCGCGCCGAAGCTGCCTCCTTTTATCAACAATCCGAGCACCAACGCCGTCAGATTCTGTCCCTGGAACGCCAattgtcttccaaaaataGTCAAGAAAAAGCGCAACGAGAGATGCTACTGCGTCAGTCAGCCCTGGAACAGACTGACCAGCAAGTCGAGTTCAATTCCAGCGTCTACCGTGACCACCAACGTGCACTTCGAGACGAGCAAGAACGTCGGCGCCGACAATCTTTGGCAGCCCGTGCACGCCTTCGAGCCAATAATCATCAGGGCACCAAGCAACTCCACCTGCAGCggattgaagaagaacagaTTGTTTTTGAAGAGCGACATCAAGCCAGTATTGCGCAGCGCGAATTCAACCGGAATAACGCCGAACAGCGACGTAAGAGTTTTCAATTTCGTAGCGGCGATGCTCGTCGTATTCGCGCAGTCCATGCCCGACTCCAGAGTGATGAAGCTGCACAACATCACGCCTCGTACGAACTCAAGTGGCAAGCTGAAAAGGATGTGGAAGCTTACCAACGAGAAATGGCCCAGCAACGCCGTACAAGTTTGGCCGGTCGAAACGCTACAGCGAAACAAATACGGGCACTGATATCGGACCAGAAAGCGGACGAAGCCGCAAAAGCCCACGAAAGTTTTGAACTCAATCAAGCTGCAAACCGCGATGCAGACGCGTACCAGCGGCAACTTAGCGAAGAGCGTAGGAACAGTTATGCTTTTCGTGTCAAAGAGGGTACGCGGCAACGTCAAGAGTCAGCCGAAGCGGCTGCGAAAACTCAACAGGACGAGCACGAGTCGTACGAACTCAAGTGGGCGGGCGAAGACGATGCGACAGCTTATCAACGTCGTTTGCAACAAGCTCGCCGAGAAAGTCTGGCTCAACGGAACCGAACAGCGTGGAACATAGCTCAACAAGAAGAACAGGTACACTCTGAGCAGCTTGCGGCAGCCCACGCCTCCTATGAACTTAAATGGGCCGGTGAAAAGGATGCACTAGCGTACCAACGCCAGCTGGAAGAGGAGCGGCGGAACAGTCTGGCAGGTCGAAAAAAATACGGCAAAGTACAACGCGATTTGGTAGAACAGCAACGCAATGACGAGTTGGCGTCGACGCATAAATCGTACGAGCTCAAATGGGCAGGTGAGAAGGACGCGGAGGAATACCAGCGAAGACTTGAAGCGGAACGCCGTGAAAGTTTGCAGAAACGCGGGCGGGCAACAGTGGATCAGCGGGCAGTGTTGAGTGACATCGCCTCGGAAGCCATGCGTAAAGAACATGCTTCGTACGAACTGAAATGGGAAGGTGAGAAAGATGCGGAAGCGTACCGATTAGAATTGAATGCAGAGCAACGGGAAAGTACCAAAAGGCGCAATGCTGAGCGTGTACAACATGCCCAGGTCATGGAGGAGCTCAGGACAATAGcgcgagaaaaagaaacagaatCACTAGTGCTGAAGTGGGCGGCCGAAGAAGATGCCAAAGTATACTTAAAGCGACTGGAAGAGGAGCGTCGGCAATCACTACGGCTGCGGGGACAAGAGGTAGTTCATTCTCGTCAGGTGGACGATGATCAAAAGTCAGAAAGAATTCAAAAAGCCCACGAGGACGAGTTGCTGAGAGCCGCGGACCAAACCGACGTCGAAAACTACCGTAAGCAGTGTGCAGAAAGAGACCGAGCATCATTTGAGTATCGACGAAAGGAATCAAGGAAACAGAGACTGGAAGAACAGGAGCGAACAGTACGACAACAGCTCGTTGAGGCAAGCAACTTTGAACTCGAGACTGAAGCTCGGTCAGATGTGGAAGGGTATTTGCTGGACTGCAAACAACGTCGTCGGCTTTCGCTTGCGTTTCGTGCAAGAGAAAAGAGACACCATGCTCGAGTCCGTCAAGAGAGGGCTCAAGAGGAGAGGGATGCCCGGAGCCGAGATGTTCGAGACCGGTTGCGGGATCAGAGATACGTTGCACTTGCCCAACAGGAAGAGAGAGCCAAAATCGCAATGGATGCTATACAACATTCGAACTGTTCTTTCAATCCATTTAATTGTATTCTAAAATAG
- a CDS encoding predicted protein yields the protein GQIRRLSRDQVGCRLVQQALDEEGTIAATLILKEGLPFWGEAMVDPFGNYLFQKILEKVTPQERIMLVKSVSPRLVNASLNLHGTRSVQKLVELCAQDEHNQVVGANEESAADILTYSLAPAAARLCIDSHGNHVIQRILLKLNYKHSKFVFDAVALSVGDVARHRHGCCVIQRCLDSQPTEARSHLVLRIVDKSLELMQDAYGNYVVQYVLDVCSDQDVQAVCESVAGRVNLLAIQKFSSNVMEKCLERCSDRIKEMYLDEMSRPERIRELMMDPFGNYVVQRALSVATHTQAIRLVEAMRPH from the coding sequence GGACAAATCCGTCGTTTGTCGCGTGATCAAGTCGGCTGCCGTCTCGTGCAACAGGCactcgacgaagaaggtACCATTGCTGCCACACTCATTCTCAAGGAAGGTCTACCCTTTTGGGGCGAAGCCATGGTGGATCCGTTCGGTAACTATCTGTTCCAGaagattttggaaaaggttACCCCCCAAGAACGTATCATGCTTGTCAAGAGTGTCAGTCCTCGCCTCGTCAACGCCAGTTTGAATCTGCACGGTACCCGAAGTGTCCAAAAATTAGTTGAACTTTGTGCTCAAGACGAACACAACCAGGTCGTGGGTGCGAATGAAGAGTCCGCTGCTGATATATTGACGTACAGCCTGGCTCCGGCTGCAGCCCGTCTCTGTATCGACAGTCACGGTAATCACGTCATTCAGCGTATCCTCCTCAAGCTAAACTACAAGCACTCCAAGTTTGTCTTTGATGCGGTCGCCCTAAGTGTTGGAGACGTTGCACGTCACCGTCATGGATGCTGTGTTATTCAGCGTTGCCTCGACTCACAGCCAACGGAGGCTCGTTCTCACTTGGTCCTTCGAATCGTCGACAAGTCGCTCGAGCTCATGCAAGACGCATACGGCAACTATGTTGTCCAGTACGTGCTTGACGTGTGCTCTGATCAGGATGTTCAGGCAGTCTGCGAGAGTGTAGCAGGACGTGTCAACCTTTTGGCGATTCAGAAGTTTAGCTCCAATGTTATGGAAAAATGTCTCGAACGTTGTTCGGATCGTATCAAGGAGATGTACTTGGACGAAATGAGTAGACCGGAACGCATTCGCGAGCTCATGATGGATCCTTTCGGGAACTATGTTGTTCAGCGAGCCTTATCTGTTGCAACGCACACACAAGCCATCCGTTTGGTCGAAGCCATGCGTCCACAT